The Sporosarcina ureae genomic sequence ACGTTCAAGTCGCAGATACACCTTCAGTCATAGGTGAAACGTTAATTAAAGTCTTGAAAGAAAAAGGACTATACGAGAAATGTAAAACGAAGTAAACTGAAAGGAGTAGCTTAATTGCTACTCCTTTTTTCGTGCTCATGCTTGTAGTGTCGAACAGAGGAGAATTCGATGCTCTATACCAATCAGCACCTACATTTACTGTATGTCCATTATATCCATCCGGTACCCTTTAATCGTTTTTCGAAGATTTTGCACGAGAACCCTTTACTAGAAAATTTACATTCATACTCGGCTCTTCAATGGTCGCATATTTTTAATTTGCCTGTAGAAAAAGTGAAGCAATTCCCAGAGAGATATGAAGAAATTTCCCGTCTTCCTATAGTAGAAATACTGAAGAAAAACAATGTGATCCCGATCACATATTTTCATTCGGATTATCCCGAAGAATTAAAGCAATTATGCGATCCGCCATCGGTTCTTTATACTAAAGGGAATAAGCTTTTATTGAAAAAACATCCTCGTGTTGGCATAATCGGCTCCCGTACAGCTACGGGTTATTCTCAAAAGGCGCTGGAATTTATTGTGCCACCGCTTGTTGATCGTCAGATCCCAATTGTTTCAGGCTTAGCCGCTGGAGCTGACACGATGGCTCATCAAGCTGCTATCGACTTTGGCGGGGAAACAATTGGTGTATTGGGTCATGGGTTTTCTCACATGTATCCGAAAAGGAATCAAAAAATAGCTGAAGAAATGGCCGAAAATCATTTACTTGTGACAGAGTATCCACCGTACTTTCCGCCAGCAAAATGGACATTTCCGATGAGAAATCGGATTATCAGTGGTTTGTCTAGCGCACTAGTCATTACAGAATCTGTCGAAAGAAGCGGAACGATGAGTACAGTCGAGCATGCTCTTGATCATGGAAAAGAAATATTTGCAGTTCCTGGTGCTATAGATTCCCCTCTTTCAGCGGGCCCCAATAAGCTGTTGGATGAAGGAGCCAAGCCGTTGTGGAGTGGTTATCAAATTGTAGATTCTTTACTATAAATCGGCATATCCTCTTTTTGTAAAATGTTTAAAAGGTTGCTTTATTTGAGAAACTGTTATACATTTTGCAACAGATATTCTTTTGCTGAATAAATATAAAGAAATCTCTCTGAGGAGGGAACGATATGGCAGATTACTTAGTAATAGTGGAATCGCCTGCTAAAGCGAAAACGATTGAACGTTACTTAGGAAAGAAGTATAAAGTTAGTGCATCACTTGGTCATTTACGTGATTTACCCCGCAGTCAAATGGGTGTAGATACCGAAAATAATTATGAACCGAAGTATATTACCATCCGAGGAAAAGGACCGATACTTCAAGATTTAAAAAAAGAAGCAAAAAAAGCGAAGAAAATTTTCCTCGCAGCTGACCCGGATCGTGAAGGGGAAGCGATAGCTTGGCATTTATCACATCAGTTAGGTGTAGATATCGAGTCAG encodes the following:
- the dprA gene encoding DNA-processing protein DprA, with product MLYTNQHLHLLYVHYIHPVPFNRFSKILHENPLLENLHSYSALQWSHIFNLPVEKVKQFPERYEEISRLPIVEILKKNNVIPITYFHSDYPEELKQLCDPPSVLYTKGNKLLLKKHPRVGIIGSRTATGYSQKALEFIVPPLVDRQIPIVSGLAAGADTMAHQAAIDFGGETIGVLGHGFSHMYPKRNQKIAEEMAENHLLVTEYPPYFPPAKWTFPMRNRIISGLSSALVITESVERSGTMSTVEHALDHGKEIFAVPGAIDSPLSAGPNKLLDEGAKPLWSGYQIVDSLL